A genomic region of Marinobacter sp. NP-4(2019) contains the following coding sequences:
- a CDS encoding SIS domain-containing protein, which produces MTDTEQQINQWFAAHMEHTAQAASTTAPAIESAVEAFVHTLLSDGKIITCANGNANILAQYFCTALLNRFEHDRPALPAINLGADATTYSAICRDNRFNDTFSRQVRAIGKADDLLFVIVDDGHKANLIQAIQAAHDREMRVVVLSAKEKSDITSLLHPEDHEIALDNLSATAATPLLLVIINALCGLIDSKLFGG; this is translated from the coding sequence ATGACCGACACTGAACAACAGATCAATCAATGGTTTGCTGCGCACATGGAGCACACAGCCCAGGCCGCCAGCACAACGGCACCCGCTATCGAAAGCGCCGTGGAGGCGTTCGTGCACACGCTACTCAGCGATGGCAAGATCATTACCTGCGCCAACGGTAATGCCAACATACTTGCCCAGTACTTCTGCACCGCCCTGCTGAACCGTTTTGAGCATGATCGCCCCGCACTCCCGGCGATCAACCTGGGCGCTGACGCCACCACCTATTCCGCGATCTGTCGCGATAACCGCTTTAACGATACATTTTCCAGACAGGTTCGTGCCATCGGCAAGGCCGACGACTTACTCTTTGTCATTGTTGACGACGGGCATAAAGCCAACTTGATTCAGGCCATCCAAGCCGCCCACGACCGGGAGATGCGTGTCGTGGTATTGAGCGCCAAGGAAAAGTCCGACATTACTTCACTTCTTCACCCGGAAGATCATGAAATCGCCCTGGACAACCTGTCCGCAACTGCAGCAACCCCCTTGTTGCTGGTCATCATCAATGCCTTGTGTGGATTGATCGACAGCAAGCTTTTCGGCGGGTAA
- a CDS encoding ClpXP protease specificity-enhancing factor translates to MTSSRPYLVRAFNEWILDNDCTPYIVVDAGVQGVQVPTEHVANGQIVLNISPGAVRGLVIGNGALEFSARFGGVPMQVFIPLQAVMAIYAKENGEGMVFGSEPGSPDPDDDGTKDSGGDGQHSGERPSGRPTLKVVK, encoded by the coding sequence ATGACATCCAGTCGTCCCTATCTCGTCAGGGCGTTCAATGAATGGATTCTGGACAATGACTGCACCCCATACATCGTTGTCGATGCAGGTGTGCAGGGGGTTCAGGTGCCGACCGAGCACGTTGCCAATGGTCAGATTGTTCTGAATATCAGCCCGGGCGCGGTGCGTGGACTGGTGATTGGAAACGGGGCGTTGGAATTCAGTGCCCGGTTTGGTGGTGTCCCAATGCAGGTGTTCATACCGTTGCAGGCGGTTATGGCAATCTATGCCAAAGAGAATGGGGAGGGCATGGTGTTTGGCAGTGAGCCTGGCTCTCCCGATCCTGATGACGATGGTACCAAGGATTCCGGGGGGGATGGGCAGCACTCCGGAGAACGTCCGTCAGGGCGCCCGACACTCAAGGTTGTCAAATAA
- a CDS encoding penicillin-binding protein activator, producing MMPSFTRRHKRNYPEYREPAMIKHCLTLRTLITVLLLTMLATGCASVNLEAQPETASQAIEVASSHSDRNEAQRYLLRSADWFQSQNDHESVRSILQSEPMAKPAGELKDQYLLLSMGSATALEDSAWARQLANQLQPDQFLNYERGLMARAATLQADTLQLADDNLSAAATLILLAQSDTRQNAQQIHDRIWQTLKATSDKQLSEQGGEIIGYEAQGWIELTGILRKPDMNLDQQGRAVRQWQNNWPGHPAAVTPPSELQLIASLAETRPEQITLALPLEGPLASAGKAIRDGFFAAYYDDQSADRSKTSIRVVNTAGQNFRDLYQELTREDQDLIVGPLEKEALQSLTDLNTLPVPVLGLNYLPQGTAAPGGLYQFGLSAEDEARQIADRLRQENNDQALALIPQGEWGDRLETALLERMAANGSTALDIERYFREDDFRAVVADLLGITASRERAIDVERTAGVNVEFEPRRRQDADAVVMVAEPTIARQFKPLFAFYFGGDLPVYSPSMVYEGSHDPSRDRDLNNVIFTDIPWVLDDQNEFRNTATQALPDMRGQLGRLFAMGADAWKLSKRLPLLRQVEGASIEGQTGVLTMASEGSIHRQQMWARFTNGTPQLLTPVSGDIQSEEE from the coding sequence ATGATGCCGTCGTTTACCCGGCGTCACAAGCGCAATTACCCGGAGTATCGTGAGCCTGCCATGATCAAACACTGTCTGACCCTGAGAACCCTCATCACCGTTCTGCTGTTGACAATGCTGGCCACCGGATGTGCCAGCGTCAACCTCGAGGCCCAGCCTGAAACCGCCAGCCAGGCGATTGAGGTGGCCAGCAGTCACAGTGACCGGAACGAAGCGCAAAGATACCTGCTGCGCTCGGCCGACTGGTTCCAGAGCCAGAACGACCACGAGTCCGTCCGTAGCATTCTGCAAAGCGAACCAATGGCCAAACCGGCAGGCGAACTGAAAGACCAATACCTGCTGCTTTCCATGGGCAGTGCCACGGCTCTGGAAGACAGCGCCTGGGCCAGACAACTCGCCAACCAACTGCAACCAGACCAGTTTCTCAATTACGAACGCGGCCTGATGGCCCGTGCGGCCACACTTCAGGCAGACACCCTGCAACTGGCCGACGACAATCTGTCCGCAGCAGCCACCCTCATCCTGCTTGCACAGTCCGATACCCGCCAGAACGCCCAACAGATACACGATCGAATCTGGCAGACCCTGAAAGCCACTTCCGACAAACAGCTGTCCGAGCAAGGTGGCGAGATCATCGGTTACGAAGCCCAGGGCTGGATAGAACTGACCGGGATTCTGCGGAAGCCTGACATGAACCTGGATCAACAGGGACGGGCGGTCAGACAATGGCAGAACAACTGGCCAGGGCACCCAGCAGCCGTTACCCCCCCTTCGGAGCTGCAATTGATTGCAAGCCTGGCGGAAACCCGTCCGGAGCAAATCACCCTGGCCCTTCCGCTGGAAGGACCTTTGGCCAGTGCCGGCAAAGCCATCAGAGACGGTTTCTTTGCGGCGTACTATGACGATCAGTCCGCAGACCGGAGCAAAACCAGCATCCGTGTGGTGAATACTGCCGGACAGAACTTCCGGGACCTTTACCAGGAGCTGACCAGGGAAGATCAGGACCTCATCGTTGGCCCCCTCGAGAAGGAAGCGCTGCAGAGCCTGACGGACCTGAACACCCTGCCAGTTCCCGTACTCGGCCTGAACTATCTGCCCCAGGGCACAGCAGCTCCCGGCGGGTTGTACCAGTTTGGCCTGTCTGCCGAAGACGAAGCCCGCCAGATTGCCGACCGACTGAGACAGGAAAACAACGATCAGGCACTGGCGCTGATTCCCCAGGGTGAGTGGGGAGATCGCCTGGAGACCGCCTTACTGGAACGCATGGCGGCAAATGGCAGCACTGCCCTGGATATTGAGCGCTACTTCCGGGAAGACGACTTCCGTGCGGTAGTCGCTGACTTGCTGGGCATAACCGCCTCCCGGGAACGAGCCATCGACGTAGAGCGCACCGCCGGGGTGAACGTTGAGTTTGAACCCCGGCGCCGGCAGGATGCCGATGCCGTCGTAATGGTCGCCGAACCCACCATTGCACGGCAATTCAAGCCGCTGTTTGCCTTCTATTTTGGTGGTGACCTCCCGGTGTATTCACCATCCATGGTATACGAAGGCAGCCACGATCCGTCCAGGGACCGGGACCTTAACAATGTCATCTTCACCGATATTCCCTGGGTTCTCGACGACCAGAACGAGTTCCGCAACACTGCCACCCAGGCGCTGCCGGACATGCGAGGGCAGCTCGGCCGGCTGTTCGCCATGGGAGCGGATGCCTGGAAACTGAGCAAACGCCTGCCTCTGCTGCGCCAGGTTGAGGGCGCCTCCATTGAGGGCCAGACCGGGGTGTTGACCATGGCCTCAGAAGGCAGCATTCATCGCCAGCAAATGTGGGCCCGCTTCACCAACGGCACGCCACAGCTGTTAACACCGGTATCGGGCGACATTCAGAGCGAAGAAGAATAG
- a CDS encoding cytochrome c1, which yields MRKLIFGLFITILPALGLAAGGSVPLDTMEPDHSNKASLQRGAALFTNYCMGCHSAEFARYKRVSDDLEIPADLYEENLIFTGAKIGELMKVSMNKDQSADWFGNPPPDLTLESRLRGESWVYSYLRGFYKDDSRPLGVNNVVFENVGMPHVMVDLQGLCAVEPKIGHNASVDPLSGNVNNADVCPEYAIEGSMPAAEFDRAMYDLTNFLSYMGDPVKLERERLGIFVLIFTAIFFVFAYLLNREYWKDVH from the coding sequence ATGAGAAAGCTGATTTTTGGTCTTTTCATCACAATCCTGCCGGCCCTTGGCCTGGCAGCAGGGGGCTCCGTGCCTTTGGATACCATGGAGCCCGACCATAGTAACAAGGCATCCCTGCAGCGTGGCGCGGCCTTGTTTACCAACTACTGCATGGGCTGCCACTCCGCGGAGTTCGCCCGTTACAAGCGCGTCTCCGATGATTTGGAGATCCCGGCAGATCTCTATGAAGAGAACCTTATTTTCACCGGTGCAAAAATTGGTGAGCTGATGAAGGTCTCCATGAACAAGGATCAGTCCGCTGACTGGTTTGGTAATCCGCCTCCCGATCTGACGCTGGAATCCCGTCTGCGTGGTGAGAGCTGGGTATACTCCTACCTTCGTGGTTTTTACAAGGATGACAGTCGTCCCTTGGGCGTGAACAATGTTGTTTTTGAAAACGTTGGTATGCCTCACGTTATGGTGGATCTGCAGGGGTTGTGCGCAGTTGAGCCGAAAATTGGTCACAATGCCAGCGTTGATCCGCTCAGCGGCAACGTCAATAACGCGGATGTCTGTCCCGAATATGCCATTGAGGGCAGCATGCCTGCAGCGGAATTTGATCGGGCAATGTATGACCTGACCAACTTCCTGTCGTATATGGGCGATCCGGTGAAGCTGGAGCGGGAGCGTCTGGGGATCTTTGTGTTGATCTTCACGGCAATCTTCTTTGTTTTCGCCTATCTGCTCAATCGGGAGTACTGGAAGGACGTACACTGA
- the rsmI gene encoding 16S rRNA (cytidine(1402)-2'-O)-methyltransferase: MKSDPSSPERSGTLYIVATPIGNLEDLSPRASSTLASVALIAAEDTRHSGRLLQFLGIQKPMLALHDHNERNRAAQVLDRLEAGEDVALVSDAGTPLISDPGYVLVRQARERGIRVSPIPGPCALVAALSAAGLPTDRFLFAGFLPAKRGARRAELEALVTETATLVFYESPHRILETVAQISEVMGNDREVVLGRELTKTFETFYAGPAGDVSNTIEADPNGARGEFVVMIHGASRNPEQGDAEAVDTDRLLRLLAAELPVKKVAKIVAELTGRPKNELYQRALEVKSE; encoded by the coding sequence GTGAAATCAGACCCCAGTTCTCCGGAAAGGTCGGGCACCCTTTATATTGTTGCGACTCCTATTGGTAATCTGGAGGACCTGTCTCCACGGGCTTCCTCGACACTCGCCAGTGTTGCCCTGATTGCGGCAGAGGATACCCGTCACAGTGGGCGGCTATTGCAGTTTCTCGGGATTCAGAAGCCCATGCTGGCGCTTCATGACCACAACGAGCGAAACCGCGCCGCTCAGGTGTTGGATCGCCTTGAGGCCGGAGAGGATGTTGCGCTGGTGTCCGATGCGGGTACGCCGTTAATTTCCGATCCGGGGTATGTCCTGGTTCGTCAGGCCAGGGAGCGGGGTATCAGGGTAAGTCCGATCCCCGGTCCGTGCGCATTGGTGGCGGCATTGAGTGCCGCCGGGCTGCCCACGGATCGCTTCCTGTTCGCGGGCTTTCTGCCTGCCAAGCGCGGTGCCCGCAGGGCCGAGTTGGAGGCGCTGGTTACGGAGACTGCTACCCTGGTGTTCTACGAGTCGCCTCATCGGATCCTGGAAACCGTTGCGCAAATCAGCGAGGTGATGGGAAATGATCGGGAGGTGGTGTTGGGGCGGGAGCTCACGAAAACATTCGAAACCTTCTATGCAGGGCCGGCGGGTGACGTCAGCAATACCATTGAGGCGGATCCCAATGGAGCCCGTGGTGAGTTTGTGGTGATGATCCACGGGGCGAGTCGCAATCCGGAGCAAGGCGATGCCGAGGCCGTGGATACCGACAGGCTCCTGCGATTGTTGGCGGCGGAGCTGCCGGTCAAAAAAGTGGCCAAGATTGTTGCCGAGTTGACGGGGCGCCCGAAAAACGAGTTATACCAGCGTGCACTGGAGGTAAAGTCCGAATAG
- the mraZ gene encoding division/cell wall cluster transcriptional repressor MraZ yields the protein MSNFLGSHAINMDAKGRLAIPAKVREELAQACGGRIVLTANADEERCLLVYPEPEWEILRPKVEALPNMNKAARRLQRLILGNAAPMELDGAGRILVPPTLRSYAHLEKKLMLIGQGKKLELWSEERWFAWLDESSDDDEMPPEMEALSL from the coding sequence ATGAGCAACTTTCTTGGCAGTCATGCCATCAATATGGATGCGAAGGGTCGTCTTGCGATCCCCGCCAAGGTGCGCGAAGAACTCGCGCAAGCCTGTGGTGGCCGCATTGTATTGACTGCCAATGCCGATGAGGAGCGCTGCTTGCTGGTGTATCCGGAGCCGGAGTGGGAGATTCTCAGGCCCAAGGTTGAAGCGCTCCCCAACATGAACAAAGCAGCCCGCCGGTTGCAGCGCCTGATTCTGGGTAACGCTGCGCCGATGGAGCTGGATGGTGCCGGGCGAATCCTGGTGCCGCCCACGTTGCGCAGTTATGCGCACCTGGAGAAAAAGCTGATGCTGATCGGGCAGGGTAAAAAGCTTGAGCTCTGGAGTGAGGAGCGCTGGTTTGCCTGGCTGGATGAATCATCGGATGACGATGAGATGCCGCCAGAGATGGAGGCCCTTTCCCTATGA
- a CDS encoding cytochrome b, translating to MQKLVSWIDERLPIVDAWNKHVGKYYAPKNFNMWYFFGSLAMLVLVNQLITGIWLTMSYNPSAEGAFASVEYIMRDVEWGWLLRYLHSTGASAFFVVVYLHMFRGLMYGSYQKPRELIWIFGMLIYLVLMAEAFMGYLLPWGQMSYWGAQVIVNLFGAIPVIGDDLSLWIRGDYLISGITLNRFFALHVVALPIVLLGLVVLHILALHEVGSNNPDGIDIKKNKDENGIPKDGIPFHPYYTVHDLLGVGVFFFIFFIVVFFFPEMGGLFLEKPNFEPANALKTPDHIAPVWYFTPFYAMLRAVTVDLFGLDAKFWGVVVMGAAIAILFVLPWLDRSPVRSMRYKGWLSKIALAIFAVSFVILGYLGIVPATEGRTMAAQILTTLYFLYFILMPFYTRMERTKPVPERVTG from the coding sequence ATGCAAAAGCTAGTATCCTGGATTGATGAGCGTCTTCCGATTGTTGACGCCTGGAATAAACACGTTGGCAAGTATTACGCGCCAAAAAACTTCAACATGTGGTACTTCTTTGGCTCACTGGCCATGCTGGTACTGGTTAATCAGCTGATTACCGGTATCTGGTTGACTATGAGCTACAACCCATCCGCCGAGGGCGCATTTGCGTCGGTGGAATACATCATGCGTGATGTCGAGTGGGGCTGGTTGCTGCGTTATCTGCACTCCACGGGCGCCTCGGCCTTCTTTGTGGTGGTGTATCTCCACATGTTCCGTGGTCTGATGTACGGTTCCTACCAGAAGCCGCGGGAACTGATCTGGATCTTCGGTATGCTGATCTACCTGGTGCTGATGGCTGAAGCCTTTATGGGTTACCTCCTGCCATGGGGCCAGATGTCCTACTGGGGTGCCCAGGTTATCGTTAACCTGTTTGGTGCTATTCCGGTTATCGGTGATGACCTGTCTCTCTGGATTCGTGGTGACTACCTGATCTCCGGAATTACCCTGAACCGCTTCTTTGCGCTTCATGTAGTTGCTCTGCCGATTGTTCTTCTAGGTCTTGTTGTCCTGCATATCCTTGCCCTTCATGAGGTTGGCTCCAACAACCCTGACGGCATCGATATCAAGAAAAACAAGGACGAGAATGGCATTCCCAAAGATGGTATCCCTTTCCATCCGTATTACACCGTCCACGACCTGCTCGGTGTTGGTGTGTTCTTCTTTATTTTCTTCATTGTGGTGTTCTTCTTCCCGGAGATGGGCGGCCTGTTCCTGGAAAAGCCGAACTTTGAGCCTGCCAACGCCCTGAAGACGCCGGATCACATTGCACCGGTCTGGTACTTCACGCCGTTCTACGCAATGCTGCGTGCCGTCACCGTTGACCTGTTTGGTCTGGATGCGAAGTTCTGGGGTGTTGTGGTCATGGGCGCGGCCATTGCTATCCTGTTTGTCCTGCCCTGGCTTGACCGAAGCCCGGTACGCTCCATGCGTTACAAGGGCTGGCTGAGCAAGATTGCTCTGGCAATCTTCGCGGTGAGCTTTGTAATTCTGGGTTACCTGGGCATTGTCCCGGCGACTGAGGGTCGGACTATGGCAGCTCAGATTCTGACAACGCTTTACTTCCTCTACTTTATTCTCATGCCGTTCTATACGCGTATGGAGAGAACCAAGCCAGTTCCAGAGAGGGTGACAGGATAA
- the ftsL gene encoding cell division protein FtsL, producing MGAVAIEPTVKTGGLNRQKVRDGLASAVRVSQQVFESLQQKQVLISVVLVGLLIVSSIGVVVSAHQNRELFNTLSQLQGERDQYQREWSQLLLEQSALSAHSRVENLAAQRFGMVVPGKEDIVLVPLMTPVAGL from the coding sequence ATGGGCGCCGTGGCAATTGAGCCGACGGTTAAAACCGGCGGGTTGAACAGGCAAAAGGTCAGGGATGGATTGGCAAGCGCCGTTCGTGTGTCGCAGCAGGTGTTTGAGTCGCTGCAGCAGAAACAGGTATTGATCTCCGTTGTGCTGGTCGGGCTATTGATTGTGTCGTCCATTGGCGTGGTAGTGAGCGCTCACCAGAATCGGGAGTTGTTCAATACCTTGTCGCAGCTACAGGGTGAGCGCGATCAGTACCAACGCGAATGGAGTCAGCTGTTGCTGGAGCAGAGTGCGTTGAGTGCCCATAGTCGGGTTGAGAATCTCGCCGCGCAGCGCTTTGGCATGGTTGTGCCGGGCAAAGAGGATATTGTGCTGGTGCCGCTGATGACGCCGGTAGCAGGCCTTTGA
- the rsmH gene encoding 16S rRNA (cytosine(1402)-N(4))-methyltransferase RsmH, which yields MTSERKRGAAGQKYSHRSVLLDSAVDYLVNDPDGLYVDGTFGRGGHSRLVLGKLGEHGRLLGIDKDPEAIKVARELASEDARFCCYHGSFAELDAAIQEQGWETVNGVLLDLGVSSPQLDDATRGFSFMRDGPLDMRMNPEQEPSAAQWLAEADEREIADVIYRYGEERFSRRIARRVVERRQEAPLQTTRELAELVSQAVPKKEKNKHPATRTFQAIRIFINRELEDLEAGLASAVERLAPGGRLVVISFHSLEDRVVKRFMRDLARGPRLPKGVPVTAAQEASEFRLIGKASKANTEEVSDNVRARSAVMRVLERVHNKQGLQGSA from the coding sequence ATGACCTCCGAACGTAAGCGGGGGGCTGCGGGCCAGAAGTACTCGCATCGCTCCGTGCTCCTGGATTCGGCGGTCGATTATCTGGTTAACGACCCCGATGGTTTGTATGTCGATGGCACCTTTGGTCGAGGTGGCCACAGTCGGCTTGTACTCGGAAAGCTGGGAGAGCATGGCCGCTTGCTGGGGATCGACAAGGATCCGGAAGCCATCAAGGTCGCCCGTGAGCTTGCTTCTGAGGATGCACGGTTCTGCTGTTATCACGGTTCTTTCGCGGAGCTTGATGCCGCAATTCAGGAGCAGGGTTGGGAGACCGTTAACGGCGTTTTGCTGGATCTCGGTGTGTCCTCACCGCAGTTGGACGACGCTACCCGGGGGTTCAGTTTCATGCGCGATGGTCCGCTGGACATGCGCATGAACCCCGAGCAGGAGCCCAGTGCGGCGCAATGGCTGGCGGAAGCCGACGAGCGAGAAATCGCGGATGTGATCTACCGCTACGGTGAGGAGCGTTTTTCCCGGCGTATCGCCCGTCGGGTGGTGGAGCGTCGTCAGGAAGCGCCACTACAAACCACTCGGGAGTTGGCTGAACTGGTCAGCCAGGCTGTTCCGAAAAAGGAAAAAAACAAGCATCCCGCCACCCGGACATTCCAGGCTATCCGCATTTTCATTAACCGGGAACTGGAAGATCTGGAAGCGGGGCTTGCGTCGGCGGTGGAGCGGCTTGCACCGGGCGGACGCCTGGTGGTGATCAGCTTCCACTCGCTGGAAGATCGGGTGGTCAAGCGCTTTATGCGGGATCTGGCTCGTGGACCCAGATTGCCGAAAGGTGTGCCGGTGACGGCAGCCCAGGAGGCATCGGAGTTCCGTTTGATTGGTAAGGCCAGTAAGGCCAACACAGAAGAAGTAAGCGATAACGTTCGGGCACGAAGTGCAGTCATGCGAGTGCTGGAGCGTGTTCATAACAAACAGGGTTTGCAAGGGAGCGCGTGA
- a CDS encoding YraN family protein, protein MDGKPDSKAIGNHSEAVAARYLQSRGITIVERNVFSRGGEIDLIGRDGEVLVFFEVRYRGSGSLAGGAESVTPTKQRRLIRAASYYLHRNGLWNIPSRIDVIAIAPGDVKKYRIQWIRNAIQA, encoded by the coding sequence ATGGACGGCAAACCCGACAGCAAGGCCATTGGCAACCACAGCGAAGCCGTGGCCGCCCGCTACCTTCAGAGTCGCGGCATAACCATTGTCGAGAGAAACGTGTTTAGTCGTGGCGGCGAAATCGACCTGATTGGGCGCGATGGCGAGGTACTGGTCTTCTTTGAAGTACGCTACCGCGGGTCCGGCAGCCTGGCAGGTGGCGCTGAGTCTGTCACTCCGACGAAACAGCGCAGGTTGATCAGAGCGGCTTCTTACTACCTGCACCGGAACGGACTCTGGAACATCCCCAGCCGCATCGATGTGATTGCCATCGCACCGGGCGATGTCAAAAAATACCGGATACAATGGATCAGGAATGCAATTCAGGCGTGA
- a CDS encoding glutathione S-transferase N-terminal domain-containing protein, with translation MGVVTKRSSMTFFSDPASHYSHRVRIVLAEKGVTVDVVDVDPDNPPAELADLNPYNALPTLVDRDLVLYEPNIMMEYLDERFPHPPLLPVYPVARANSRLMIHRIQKDWCGLVDQILAQPGAKASDAARKELRESLLATAPLFGEMPFFLSEEFTIVDCCIAPILWRLPALGIELDDKQAKPLQKYMDSIFSREGFKASLSDLEEDIRS, from the coding sequence ATGGGCGTTGTGACCAAGCGGTCATCAATGACGTTTTTCTCGGACCCGGCCAGCCATTACAGTCACCGTGTGCGTATTGTTCTGGCAGAAAAGGGTGTAACGGTAGATGTCGTCGATGTTGACCCGGATAACCCACCGGCGGAGTTGGCCGATCTTAATCCATACAATGCCCTGCCTACGTTGGTGGATCGTGACCTTGTGCTCTACGAGCCCAACATCATGATGGAGTATCTGGACGAGCGGTTTCCGCATCCGCCTTTGCTGCCAGTGTACCCGGTTGCGCGGGCTAACAGTCGTCTGATGATCCATCGGATTCAGAAGGACTGGTGTGGGTTGGTGGATCAGATCCTGGCTCAGCCTGGAGCCAAGGCATCCGACGCAGCCCGCAAGGAGTTGCGGGAAAGCCTGCTGGCAACGGCACCGTTGTTCGGTGAAATGCCGTTCTTCCTGTCTGAAGAGTTTACGATCGTGGACTGTTGCATTGCTCCGATCCTCTGGCGTCTTCCTGCTTTGGGTATTGAGCTTGACGACAAGCAGGCCAAACCGTTACAGAAGTACATGGACAGTATATTCAGTCGCGAGGGATTCAAGGCGAGTCTTTCGGACCTGGAAGAAGACATTCGTAGCTAA